CTGCTGGTGCGTCAGCGTCCGGCCGGCCTGCGTCGCGAGCGCCCGAAGCACCTCCCACTCCGTTCTCGTGAGGTGCACGTACTTGCCTCGTACCGTCACCGAGCGCGCGACGAGGTCGATCAGGAGATCACCAGACTCGATGCGCGTGTCGGCGTCTGCCGTCTCGCTGCGCGCGGCGCGACGGAGCAGAGCGCGAACCCGCGCTTGCAGCTCCGTCGTGCTGAATGGCTTCGTCACGTAATCGTCCGCGCCGGCATCGAGGAGCGCGACCTTTTCCGTGTCCGAGTGTCGCGCCGAAAGCACGAGGATCGGCGCGCGTGTCCATTCGCGGAGGCCGCGGCACACCGCTTCGCCCGACATGTCCGGGAGGCCGAGATCGAGAATGATGAGCTGTGGCCGTTCCGCCGCCGCGGCGTCCAGACCGCTCGAGCCTTCCTTCGCCTCGATGACTCGAGTCGACGGCCCCTGCAACGCCGAGCGCACGATGCGACGAATCTGTGGCTCGTCATCGATGACCAGCACCGTCAACGGCGTTGCGGATTGAGGTAGCGGCGGGGACTCTGACGAGGGCACGGTACGCTGGTCGGCGGTGTGGAAGAACGTTAACGCGCACCACGCCACTCTACCCATGCTTGACAGTTGCACCGGCAGACCGCAGTTCTCATGAGGGGTTCTGACGACAACTCGGAATAGGAGCGTGGCCAATGCGGCGTTCCACGACAGTTGTCGAAGGTGCTGTAGGCGGCCTACTCGCGGGCGCAGTGGTCGCCGCTTGGTTTTTCGTGCTCGACCTCGCGTCGGGTCAGGCATTTCACACTCCTCGAGTGCTCGCCGCGGCGGTGCTCGGCCACGAGCCGACGCTCGCAACGGTCCGCGTCGTCGCGGTGTACACGCTCCTGCACCTCGGCGTGTTCGCGGTCCTCGGGATTGGGGCTGCTTGGCTCATGCGCGTGACCGGGGAAGCGCCACGCGTTCTCACCGGCGCACTCTTTGGAGTGGGAGCCTTGAGCGCGACCCACTATGGTGGGTTGCTGTTGCTCGGTGTGCCCGTGCTCACGCTCCTGCCGCCGGTGCAGGTGCTCGCCGCAAGCCTCGTCGGTGGGATTGCGATGATGCTGTTTCTGCATCGGGCGACGAAGGATTCGATGCCCTTCGGCCCAGCGATGCTCAAGAATTATCCGATGGTCGCAAAGGGTCTGCTCACCGGCACGATTGGCGCCGCAGTCATAGCGCTTTGGTTCCTCGTC
This genomic interval from Gemmatimonadaceae bacterium contains the following:
- a CDS encoding response regulator transcription factor; translated protein: MLVIDDEPQIRRIVRSALQGPSTRVIEAKEGSSGLDAAAAERPQLIILDLGLPDMSGEAVCRGLREWTRAPILVLSARHSDTEKVALLDAGADDYVTKPFSTTELQARVRALLRRAARSETADADTRIESGDLLIDLVARSVTVRGKYVHLTRTEWEVLRALATQAGRTLTHQQLFNQVWSGRTYGDAQQYLRVQVAHLRRKIEEDVVRPRYIVTEPGVGYRFNIVETSRTPH